A genome region from Clostridium sp. JN-9 includes the following:
- the infB gene encoding translation initiation factor IF-2: protein MSKIRVYELAKELGISSKELIKILLEEFSIEVKNHMSVIEEEDAELIKELFTEHNNASQKDNEADDEVILEKYEDLQEEKISKDIKTTKNKKNKHKEDENTQVKEKKQNNDEEIIIEIGDTITVKELSEKLKRPSVEVIKELIFMGVMAAINQEIDFETAEKVAAKFDAVVVKKEDSYQEKKEDEIFADEAEAEAEDTNTVKRPPIVTVMGHVDHGKTSLLDAIRKSKVTETEAGGITQHIGAYTVQVNNEKITFLDTPGHEAFTAMRARGAQITDLVVLVVAADDGIMPQTAEAINHCKAANVPIIVAINKIDRPGANPDKVKQELTEYGLVAEDWGGDTVCVPVSAHTKEGIDTLLDMIILTSEMLELKANPKRNARGTVIESKLDKGRGAVATLLVQNGTLNVGDSIIVGSTYGRIRAMFDYKGKKMKSAGPSIPAEILGLSEVPAAGDKFHVVKDEKTARDMANKRKAKLRDEYLQSTHKISLEDLYSQIKEGKMKELNIIVKADVQGSIEALTQSLEKISNDEVKVRVIHGAVGAISEADISLASASNAIIIGFNVRPDTNAAVLADKENVEIKTYRIIYNAIDDIKAAMEGMLEPDYKEVVLGRAEIRQTYKISNVGTIAGCYVLTGKITRNASIRVIRDGIVINESELASLKRFKDDAKEVQAGYECGLSVDKFNDIKEGDIIEAFEMQEVKKQL from the coding sequence TTGTCAAAAATCAGAGTATATGAATTAGCAAAAGAGCTTGGCATTTCAAGTAAAGAACTTATTAAAATATTACTTGAAGAGTTTAGCATTGAAGTAAAAAATCACATGAGTGTCATTGAAGAAGAAGATGCAGAGCTAATAAAAGAACTGTTTACTGAGCATAATAATGCTTCTCAAAAGGATAATGAGGCCGATGATGAAGTTATTTTAGAAAAATATGAGGATCTTCAGGAAGAAAAAATTAGTAAGGATATTAAAACAACCAAAAATAAGAAAAACAAACATAAGGAAGATGAAAACACACAAGTTAAAGAAAAAAAGCAAAATAATGATGAAGAAATTATTATTGAAATTGGAGATACTATTACAGTAAAGGAATTATCCGAGAAATTAAAAAGACCTTCAGTTGAAGTAATTAAAGAATTAATTTTCATGGGTGTCATGGCTGCAATTAATCAGGAAATAGATTTTGAGACAGCAGAAAAAGTAGCAGCAAAATTTGATGCAGTTGTGGTAAAAAAAGAAGATAGCTACCAGGAAAAAAAGGAAGATGAAATTTTTGCAGATGAAGCTGAAGCTGAGGCAGAAGATACTAATACTGTAAAAAGGCCTCCAATTGTAACTGTAATGGGCCATGTTGACCATGGTAAGACATCCTTACTTGATGCAATAAGAAAATCTAAGGTTACAGAAACAGAAGCAGGGGGAATAACTCAACACATTGGAGCTTATACTGTTCAGGTAAATAATGAAAAAATTACATTCCTGGATACACCTGGCCATGAAGCATTTACAGCTATGAGGGCCAGAGGTGCACAAATAACAGATTTAGTTGTTTTGGTTGTTGCAGCAGATGATGGAATAATGCCTCAAACTGCAGAAGCCATAAATCACTGCAAAGCTGCTAATGTGCCTATAATAGTTGCCATAAACAAAATTGACAGACCTGGCGCTAATCCTGATAAAGTTAAACAGGAGTTAACAGAATATGGCCTTGTGGCAGAGGACTGGGGAGGGGATACAGTATGTGTTCCTGTATCAGCTCACACAAAGGAAGGCATTGATACACTTTTGGATATGATAATTCTTACATCTGAGATGCTAGAACTTAAGGCAAATCCAAAGAGAAATGCTAGAGGAACTGTAATTGAATCCAAACTTGATAAAGGAAGAGGAGCAGTTGCTACTTTACTGGTTCAAAATGGTACTTTAAATGTTGGTGATTCAATTATAGTTGGGTCTACTTATGGAAGAATAAGGGCAATGTTTGATTATAAAGGTAAAAAAATGAAAAGTGCAGGACCAAGTATTCCTGCTGAAATACTTGGACTTTCTGAAGTCCCTGCAGCAGGTGACAAATTCCATGTTGTCAAGGATGAGAAAACTGCAAGAGACATGGCAAATAAGAGAAAAGCTAAACTAAGAGATGAATATTTACAGTCAACTCATAAGATTTCTCTTGAGGATTTATATAGTCAGATAAAAGAAGGAAAAATGAAAGAATTAAATATCATTGTTAAGGCAGACGTTCAAGGCTCCATAGAAGCTTTAACACAATCACTTGAAAAGATATCAAATGATGAAGTTAAAGTCAGAGTAATACATGGTGCTGTTGGAGCTATATCTGAAGCAGATATATCATTAGCTTCTGCATCAAATGCAATAATAATTGGGTTTAATGTGAGACCAGATACAAATGCAGCTGTTTTAGCCGATAAGGAAAATGTTGAAATTAAAACATACAGAATAATATATAATGCTATTGATGATATAAAGGCTGCCATGGAAGGAATGCTGGAACCTGATTACAAAGAAGTTGTACTTGGAAGAGCCGAGATCAGACAGACTTATAAGATTTCAAATGTAGGCACAATTGCCGGCTGTTATGTATTAACTGGTAAGATAACAAGAAATGCATCTATAAGAGTAATAAGAGATGGAATTGTTATTAATGAATCTGAGCTTGCATCATTGAAAAGATTTAAAGACGATGCAAAAGAGGTTCAGGCTGGTTATGAATGCGGCCTTAGCGTTGATAAATTTAATGATATTAAAGAAGGTGACATTATAGAAGCCTTCGAGATGCAAGAGGTTAAAAAACAACTTTAA
- the rseP gene encoding RIP metalloprotease RseP, whose protein sequence is MYIVAAILAFGILVVIHEFGHFIMAKANNVKVEEFSIGMGPKIVGVKKGDTEYLIKALPIGGYVRMLGDEGKSSEPRAFNNKKPLQKLSIVAAGPIMNFILAIVLFGIVASIKGFYIPVISKLEKNQPAEIAGLKAGDKIIKVNQDKIVSWDDFVTSVYNANGKPLNIVYDRNGSQKVVNVTPVMDKTQNKYIVGVYPSILEKPTIGQSISYGFIETKTLITQTFGFFKTLFKGKASYNDFGGPITIFKVSSEVAKQGILALTSFAAFISVQLAVFNIIPFPALDGGYILLFLIESITGKKLDENKLGVINYIGFAILMTLMVLVTIKDILYPINF, encoded by the coding sequence TTGTATATAGTTGCTGCTATTTTGGCGTTTGGAATACTTGTAGTAATTCATGAGTTTGGACATTTCATTATGGCTAAAGCTAACAATGTTAAAGTTGAGGAATTTTCTATAGGAATGGGGCCCAAAATTGTTGGAGTAAAAAAAGGTGATACTGAATATTTAATTAAGGCGCTGCCAATTGGCGGATATGTCAGAATGCTTGGTGATGAAGGAAAAAGCTCTGAACCAAGAGCCTTTAATAATAAAAAGCCACTGCAGAAGTTAAGCATTGTTGCAGCAGGACCAATTATGAATTTTATCCTTGCTATAGTGCTATTTGGTATTGTGGCTTCCATAAAAGGATTTTATATACCAGTGATCAGCAAATTGGAAAAAAACCAGCCTGCTGAAATAGCAGGCTTAAAAGCTGGAGATAAAATCATTAAGGTCAATCAGGATAAAATTGTTTCATGGGATGACTTTGTAACTTCTGTATATAATGCAAATGGTAAACCATTGAACATAGTTTATGATAGAAATGGAAGCCAAAAGGTTGTTAATGTTACTCCTGTTATGGATAAAACTCAGAATAAATATATTGTAGGTGTCTATCCGTCAATTTTAGAAAAGCCAACAATCGGTCAGTCAATTTCCTATGGCTTTATAGAAACTAAAACTCTTATTACTCAGACTTTTGGCTTTTTTAAAACTTTATTTAAAGGGAAAGCATCCTATAATGATTTTGGAGGACCAATTACAATATTTAAAGTTTCAAGTGAGGTTGCAAAGCAGGGTATACTTGCATTAACTTCCTTTGCTGCTTTTATAAGTGTGCAATTGGCTGTGTTTAACATAATTCCTTTTCCAGCGTTAGACGGAGGGTATATTTTATTGTTTTTAATTGAAAGTATAACAGGTAAAAAGTTAGATGAAAATAAATTGGGTGTAATCAACTATATTGGATTTGCAATTTTAATGACTTTAATGGTACTTGTAACTATAAAGGACATTTTGTATCCAATTAATTTTTAA
- a CDS encoding bifunctional oligoribonuclease/PAP phosphatase NrnA yields MTMNDILSKIRESNRIAITFHVSPDGDSIGSSLALLQGLLSIKKDAYIICKETLPRDFAFLPFSKVIDSNTVSVKQGTDCVIVLDCGDVKRINGDINIDTRKYTLVNIDHHLSNEMYGDINYIDTKAAAISEIIYSMLKALNIKITSDIASCLYTSLITDTGSFKYNNTTSNTHLVAADLINTGMDFSEIHRTIFENKPFIKLKLMGKVLDTLELENNLICSMCVTKKIIEDLNIKEDVDSSELIAAAMEIDSIDCAVLFKETDDGYKISLRSKNIVDVSKVAESLGGGGHKRAAGAFIKNKDLNTVKEKVLNLIKNELV; encoded by the coding sequence ATGACAATGAATGATATATTATCAAAAATTAGGGAAAGTAATAGAATAGCTATTACTTTCCATGTTTCTCCGGATGGAGACTCCATTGGAAGTTCTTTAGCTCTGCTTCAGGGTTTGCTGTCAATTAAAAAGGATGCTTATATTATATGCAAAGAAACTCTTCCAAGAGACTTTGCTTTTTTGCCATTTAGTAAGGTAATTGATAGTAACACTGTTAGTGTGAAACAAGGAACGGATTGCGTTATAGTATTAGACTGCGGAGATGTTAAAAGAATAAATGGAGATATAAACATTGATACCAGGAAATATACACTAGTAAATATCGACCATCATTTATCAAATGAAATGTATGGCGACATTAACTATATTGATACTAAAGCTGCTGCAATTTCAGAAATAATTTATTCTATGTTAAAAGCATTGAATATTAAAATTACTTCAGATATAGCATCATGTTTATATACATCATTAATTACAGATACAGGGTCATTTAAGTATAATAATACTACCAGCAATACACATTTAGTAGCAGCAGATTTAATAAATACCGGTATGGATTTTAGTGAAATTCACAGGACAATTTTTGAAAACAAGCCATTTATAAAATTAAAATTAATGGGAAAAGTACTTGATACATTAGAATTAGAAAATAATCTAATATGCTCAATGTGTGTTACTAAAAAAATCATTGAGGATTTAAATATTAAAGAGGATGTAGATAGTTCGGAATTGATTGCTGCAGCAATGGAAATTGATTCAATAGATTGTGCTGTACTTTTTAAAGAAACTGATGATGGGTATAAAATCAGTTTAAGATCTAAAAATATTGTTGATGTAAGTAAAGTGGCTGAAAGCCTAGGCGGAGGCGGCCATAAGAGGGCTGCTGGAGCCTTTATAAAGAATAAAGATTTAAATACTGTAAAAGAAAAAGTTTTAAATTTAATAAAAAATGAGTTGGTATAA
- the rimP gene encoding ribosome maturation factor RimP, which translates to MLSDELLDKLVHLCEPIVIKNQCELYHLEFVKESGNRILRLYIDKDEGVSLNDCEKVSRDISDMLDMEDPINESYNLEVSSPGIDRILYEEKHLKKYIGKNILIKLSESLNGKKKVNGQLISFNNETINIMDGQKEIPVPRDKILIVSLKGEL; encoded by the coding sequence ATGCTTAGTGATGAATTATTGGATAAATTAGTTCATCTATGTGAACCAATTGTTATTAAAAATCAATGTGAGTTATACCATTTAGAATTTGTTAAGGAAAGTGGAAACAGAATATTAAGATTATATATAGATAAAGATGAAGGAGTATCATTAAATGACTGTGAAAAAGTCAGCAGAGATATTAGTGATATGCTGGATATGGAAGATCCAATAAATGAAAGCTACAATTTGGAGGTGTCTTCTCCAGGAATTGATAGAATACTATATGAAGAAAAACATTTAAAAAAATATATAGGAAAAAATATTTTAATTAAGCTTTCAGAGTCATTAAACGGCAAAAAGAAGGTAAATGGACAGCTTATAAGTTTTAATAATGAAACTATCAATATAATGGATGGTCAGAAAGAAATTCCTGTACCAAGGGATAAAATTTTAATTGTAAGCTTAAAAGGGGAGCTATAA
- a CDS encoding bifunctional riboflavin kinase/FAD synthetase → MLVLRDNFNEYLNDDTYIALGSFDGLHMGHMGLIKETMGIARSNNAKSMVCTFSNHPLTVINKELAPKLLMDNETKEKILNDCGIDILNMFQFNKDFMKISADDFVINMIRHYNAKGFIIGFNYRFGYKNLGDINLLKKLSLKHGFKVITVDPVKYNGELVSSSKIRNVISEDGDMIKASKMLTRHFSLKGIIISGKKLGRTIGFPTINLDYDKSYILPRGGVYYTNVRYDNKVYKGITNIGYNPTTYDYKLSVETYILDFNKYIYGEEVTIYFINRIRDEVKFDTLDELVIQLNEDKNYAKKQNIDII, encoded by the coding sequence ATGTTAGTTTTAAGAGATAATTTTAACGAATATTTAAATGATGATACATATATTGCTTTAGGAAGCTTTGATGGGCTTCATATGGGACATATGGGATTAATAAAAGAAACCATGGGTATAGCAAGATCAAATAATGCTAAAAGTATGGTCTGCACATTTAGCAATCATCCTTTAACAGTTATTAATAAGGAATTAGCACCAAAATTACTCATGGATAATGAAACAAAAGAAAAGATACTTAATGACTGTGGTATTGATATATTAAACATGTTTCAGTTTAATAAAGATTTTATGAAAATTTCAGCAGATGATTTTGTAATTAATATGATAAGACATTATAATGCCAAAGGATTTATTATTGGTTTTAATTATAGATTTGGATATAAGAATTTAGGAGATATTAATCTATTAAAAAAGCTAAGTTTAAAACACGGGTTTAAGGTTATAACTGTTGATCCTGTTAAATATAATGGAGAATTAGTCAGCTCTTCTAAAATAAGAAATGTTATTAGTGAAGATGGAGATATGATTAAAGCTTCAAAAATGCTTACAAGACATTTCTCATTAAAGGGTATAATTATAAGTGGGAAAAAATTAGGCAGAACAATTGGATTTCCTACAATTAATTTAGACTATGATAAAAGCTATATACTGCCGCGAGGCGGAGTCTATTATACAAATGTCAGATATGATAATAAAGTATATAAGGGAATTACAAATATTGGCTATAATCCTACCACATATGATTATAAGCTCAGCGTTGAAACATATATTCTGGATTTTAATAAATATATATATGGTGAAGAGGTTACTATTTATTTTATAAACAGAATAAGAGATGAGGTAAAGTTTGATACACTTGATGAGCTTGTTATTCAGTTAAATGAAGATAAAAATTATGCAAAAAAGCAAAATATTGATATTATTTAA
- the rpsO gene encoding 30S ribosomal protein S15 gives MEKAKKEEIMETYARHEGDTGSPEVQIALLTERINHLNDHLKIHKKDHHSRRGLLMMVGKRRGLLNYLESKDIERYRAIVGKLGLRK, from the coding sequence ATGGAAAAGGCAAAAAAAGAAGAAATAATGGAAACATATGCAAGACATGAAGGAGATACAGGTTCTCCAGAAGTTCAGATCGCTTTATTAACAGAAAGAATTAATCATTTAAATGATCATTTAAAGATTCATAAGAAGGATCATCATTCCAGAAGAGGTCTTTTGATGATGGTTGGTAAAAGAAGAGGACTTCTTAACTACTTGGAGTCAAAGGATATTGAGAGATATCGTGCTATAGTTGGAAAACTTGGATTAAGAAAGTAG
- the nusA gene encoding transcription termination factor NusA: MNQEFIDALKEIVKEKGISAELLFTTIEDALVAAYRKNYASISGNSQNVKVEMNRENGEIHVFAQKEVVDEVFDEVNEISLEDAKKIEPNYEIGDKLNIEVTPKQFGRVAAQAAKQVVIQRIKEEERRIVYNEYVEKEGDIITGSVIRKDKNNVLINLGKIEAVLGPNEQIPGEKYNFNERLKLYIVEVKNTTKGAQIVISRTHPGLVKRLFEIEVPEIYNGIVEIKSIAREAGSRTKIAVHSTDENVDPMGACVGPKGSRVQSIVNELKNEKIDIIKWNKLPEVYISNALSPAKVLDVSIDEATKSAKVIVDDNQLSLAIGKEGQNVRLAAKLTGWKIDIKNKTQSEAEENQI, translated from the coding sequence ATGAATCAGGAGTTTATTGATGCCTTAAAGGAAATAGTTAAGGAGAAAGGAATAAGTGCAGAATTACTCTTTACTACTATAGAGGATGCTTTAGTAGCTGCTTACAGAAAGAATTATGCAAGTATAAGTGGTAACAGTCAGAATGTAAAGGTAGAAATGAATAGAGAAAATGGTGAAATTCATGTTTTTGCACAGAAAGAAGTAGTAGATGAAGTATTTGATGAAGTTAATGAGATCAGCCTGGAAGATGCAAAAAAAATTGAACCTAATTATGAAATTGGAGATAAATTAAATATAGAAGTCACTCCTAAACAATTTGGAAGGGTGGCAGCACAAGCTGCAAAACAGGTTGTTATTCAAAGAATTAAGGAAGAGGAAAGAAGAATAGTTTATAATGAGTATGTAGAAAAGGAAGGAGACATTATTACAGGGTCTGTAATAAGAAAAGATAAAAATAATGTGCTGATTAATCTTGGAAAAATAGAGGCAGTTCTAGGCCCAAATGAACAAATACCAGGTGAAAAGTATAATTTTAACGAAAGGTTAAAACTATATATTGTTGAAGTTAAGAATACTACTAAAGGTGCACAAATTGTTATTTCAAGAACACATCCTGGTCTGGTTAAAAGGCTATTTGAAATTGAAGTTCCTGAGATTTATAATGGAATTGTTGAAATTAAATCAATTGCCAGAGAGGCAGGTTCAAGAACAAAAATTGCAGTGCATTCAACAGATGAAAATGTTGACCCAATGGGGGCATGTGTTGGACCAAAGGGAAGCAGAGTTCAAAGTATTGTTAATGAGTTAAAAAATGAAAAGATTGATATAATAAAGTGGAATAAGCTGCCTGAGGTTTATATATCAAATGCATTAAGTCCGGCAAAGGTTTTAGATGTTTCAATTGATGAGGCTACTAAGTCAGCAAAAGTTATAGTTGATGATAATCAGCTGTCATTAGCCATAGGAAAAGAAGGTCAAAATGTCAGGCTTGCAGCAAAATTAACTGGATGGAAAATTGATATAAAAAATAAAACTCAATCTGAAGCTGAAGAAAATCAAATATAA
- the truB gene encoding tRNA pseudouridine(55) synthase TruB, whose product MNGVINVYKPVGCTSFDVVAALKKICNTGKVGHTGTLDPLASGVLPVCIGKATKIVDYIMEDIKIYKTQLKLGITTDTYDLEGKVTSSKDVDVNDEEILKVIKKYLGQTSQIPPMYSAIKVNGKKLYDLARAGIEIERKGRLITIYDIYDISISLPYVNFVVKCSKGTYIRSLCYDIGRDLNCGAVMTKLERIRSGIFSIENSINIQSLNAENVGDYLISIENALEKYKKINLDKRFKKLLINGVKMNDPALIDNVDENVIYRVYSDNDFIGLGLRTSKEFKIIKLLNTG is encoded by the coding sequence ATGAATGGAGTAATTAATGTTTATAAACCAGTTGGATGTACATCTTTTGATGTAGTTGCTGCTTTAAAAAAAATATGTAATACAGGAAAGGTAGGTCACACTGGTACATTGGATCCATTAGCCAGTGGTGTCCTGCCTGTTTGTATTGGAAAAGCAACAAAAATAGTTGATTATATTATGGAAGACATTAAAATTTATAAAACTCAGCTTAAGCTTGGAATAACAACAGATACCTATGATTTAGAGGGGAAGGTTACTTCAAGTAAGGACGTTGATGTAAATGATGAGGAGATCTTAAAAGTTATAAAAAAATATCTGGGACAAACATCCCAGATACCTCCCATGTATTCAGCTATAAAAGTAAATGGAAAAAAGTTATATGATTTAGCCAGGGCTGGAATCGAAATTGAAAGAAAAGGCAGACTTATAACAATTTATGATATCTATGATATTTCAATTAGTTTACCTTATGTAAATTTTGTTGTAAAATGTTCTAAGGGTACCTATATAAGAAGTTTATGTTATGATATTGGCAGGGATTTAAACTGCGGAGCTGTAATGACTAAGCTTGAAAGAATTAGATCTGGTATTTTCAGTATAGAAAACTCCATAAATATTCAATCATTAAATGCTGAAAATGTCGGCGATTATCTAATAAGTATTGAAAATGCTTTGGAAAAATATAAGAAAATAAATTTGGATAAAAGGTTTAAAAAACTTTTAATTAATGGAGTTAAAATGAATGATCCAGCTTTAATAGATAATGTAGATGAAAATGTAATATACAGAGTCTATTCTGATAATGATTTTATAGGCTTAGGACTTAGAACTTCGAAGGAATTTAAAATAATTAAGTTACTAAATACGGGGTAA
- a CDS encoding YlxR family protein — MKIKKIPQRMCNGCMEMKSKKELIRVVKNKEGEVSIDITGKKPGRGAYICRNTECFEKAVKTRRLEKNLEVKIDEELYNKLKEEIK; from the coding sequence ATGAAAATAAAGAAGATACCGCAGAGAATGTGCAACGGATGTATGGAAATGAAATCAAAAAAAGAATTAATAAGAGTAGTAAAAAATAAAGAAGGAGAAGTTTCCATAGACATAACGGGTAAAAAACCAGGCAGAGGCGCATACATATGCAGAAATACGGAATGCTTTGAAAAAGCCGTTAAAACAAGAAGATTGGAAAAGAATCTGGAAGTAAAAATAGATGAAGAATTATACAATAAGTTAAAAGAAGAAATTAAATAG
- the ispG gene encoding flavodoxin-dependent (E)-4-hydroxy-3-methylbut-2-enyl-diphosphate synthase, whose protein sequence is MKRRETRKVKIGNIFIGGDSKITVQSMTNTDTRNVEKTVEQINTLEKYGCDIVRCAVPDIEACEAVSKIVKLVNIPVVADIHFDYKLALKCIEYNISGLRINPGNIGSFERVKLVAEAAKEKQIPIRIGVNSGSLDKKLLDKYGKVCPDALIESALEHINILEKVNFNDIVISIKSSDVMQMIESYRLISEKVDYPLHLGVTEAGTLWRGTIKSSIGIGTLISEGIGDTIRVSLTGDPVDEVKTGKEILKALGCIKSGVEFISCPTCGRTEIDLINIAKEVERRLDSTNKDIKVAVMGCVVNGPGEAREADIGIAGGKGEGLIFKKGKIIKKVKEENLVDELMKEINNI, encoded by the coding sequence ATGAAAAGACGAGAAACAAGAAAAGTAAAGATAGGGAATATATTTATTGGCGGAGATTCAAAAATAACTGTGCAGTCAATGACCAATACTGATACTAGAAATGTGGAAAAAACTGTAGAACAAATAAATACACTGGAGAAATACGGCTGTGATATAGTAAGATGTGCTGTACCTGATATTGAAGCATGTGAGGCTGTTTCAAAAATAGTTAAGCTTGTTAATATACCAGTTGTTGCAGATATTCATTTTGACTATAAGCTTGCATTAAAGTGTATTGAATATAATATATCAGGTTTAAGAATTAATCCTGGCAATATTGGAAGTTTTGAAAGAGTAAAACTTGTGGCTGAAGCTGCAAAAGAAAAACAGATTCCAATAAGGATAGGAGTTAATTCAGGTTCACTGGATAAAAAGCTTTTGGATAAATACGGGAAAGTATGCCCTGATGCCTTAATTGAAAGTGCACTGGAACATATTAATATTTTAGAAAAGGTTAATTTCAATGATATTGTAATTTCAATTAAATCTTCAGATGTAATGCAAATGATTGAAAGCTACAGGCTGATTTCTGAGAAAGTTGATTATCCCCTGCATTTAGGTGTAACTGAAGCAGGTACTTTATGGAGAGGTACAATCAAATCCAGTATTGGAATAGGTACTCTTATAAGTGAAGGCATAGGCGATACAATTAGAGTATCACTGACTGGAGATCCTGTGGATGAGGTTAAAACTGGGAAAGAAATACTGAAAGCATTAGGATGTATAAAAAGCGGTGTAGAGTTTATTTCATGCCCAACCTGTGGAAGAACAGAAATAGATCTTATAAATATTGCTAAGGAAGTTGAAAGACGTTTAGACAGCACAAATAAAGATATTAAAGTTGCTGTTATGGGATGCGTGGTAAATGGTCCAGGAGAAGCAAGGGAGGCTGATATAGGTATAGCTGGCGGAAAAGGAGAGGGCCTTATATTTAAAAAAGGCAAAATAATTAAAAAAGTCAAAGAGGAAAACCTTGTGGATGAATTAATGAAAGAAATTAATAATATATAG
- the rbfA gene encoding 30S ribosome-binding factor RbfA has protein sequence MTKYRSGRINEEMKKEISNIIHNDIRDPRLKAMISVTKVDVTKDLRYAKVYVSIFGNDEEKQESIIALKNSSGFIRREIGHRIDLRYTPEIIIELDNSIEHGMHIDEILNSIKEKKNNDNE, from the coding sequence ATGACCAAATACAGAAGCGGTAGAATAAATGAAGAAATGAAAAAAGAGATTAGTAATATTATCCATAATGATATAAGAGATCCTAGATTAAAAGCCATGATAAGCGTAACTAAAGTTGATGTAACTAAAGACTTAAGATATGCAAAAGTTTACGTTAGTATTTTTGGTAATGATGAAGAAAAACAAGAGTCAATTATCGCTTTAAAAAACTCCAGCGGTTTTATTAGAAGGGAAATTGGTCACAGAATTGATTTAAGATATACACCAGAGATTATAATTGAACTGGATAATAGTATAGAACATGGCATGCACATTGATGAAATACTGAACTCAATTAAGGAGAAAAAGAATAATGACAATGAATGA